From Pseudonocardia autotrophica, one genomic window encodes:
- the leuA gene encoding 2-isopropylmalate synthase, producing the protein MTTSADAFESRARTNVRTPEGAPHAGQPAWNRQRGSQLPFHRYQPFHQLVEPVSLPDRTWPDKVIDTAPLWCAVDLRDGNQALIDPMSPLRKRRMFDLLVRMGYKQIEVGFPAASQTDFDFVREIIEQGAIPDDVQIQVLTQARPELIERTFAACEGAHSAIVHLYNSTSILQRRVVFRADRAGITKIATDGAEHVRRISEKYPSTDWTFQYSPESYTGTELEYAVEICDAVSAVWEPTPEHPMIVNLPATVEMATPNVYADSIEWMHRRLARRDALVLSLHPHNDRGSGIAAAELGYQAGADRIEGCLFGNGERTGNVDLVALGMNLFTQGVDPQIDLSDIDEIRRTVEYCNQLPVPERHPWGGDLVYTAFSGSHQDAINKGFAAMQAAAAEAGHPVEDHPWEVPYLPVDPRDIGRTYEAVIRVNSQSGKGGIAYIMKTEHQMDLPRRLQIEFSHVIQTYTDTEGGEVEPKAMRDAFDVEYLGRETPLKLVRHRVTSDGEGRDEIVATVRVESDLHEITGSGNGPIAAFVDALAGIGFDVRVLDYHEHAMGGGDDARAAAYVECAVEEKVFWGVGIDSSITSASLKAVVSAINRALR; encoded by the coding sequence GTGACCACGTCTGCCGACGCCTTCGAGTCCCGCGCCCGCACCAACGTCCGCACCCCCGAGGGCGCGCCGCACGCCGGCCAGCCCGCCTGGAACCGCCAGCGCGGCTCGCAGCTGCCGTTCCACCGCTATCAGCCCTTCCATCAGCTGGTCGAGCCGGTCTCGCTGCCCGACCGCACCTGGCCCGACAAGGTGATCGACACCGCGCCGCTGTGGTGCGCGGTCGACCTGCGCGACGGCAACCAGGCGCTGATCGACCCGATGAGCCCGCTGCGCAAGCGGCGCATGTTCGACCTGCTGGTACGCATGGGCTACAAGCAGATCGAGGTCGGCTTCCCGGCGGCGAGCCAGACCGACTTCGACTTCGTCCGCGAGATCATCGAGCAGGGCGCGATCCCGGACGACGTCCAGATCCAGGTCCTCACGCAGGCCCGGCCGGAGCTGATCGAGCGCACCTTCGCCGCCTGCGAGGGAGCGCACTCGGCGATCGTCCACCTCTACAACTCGACGTCGATCCTGCAGCGCCGGGTCGTCTTCCGTGCCGACCGCGCGGGCATCACCAAGATCGCCACCGACGGCGCGGAGCACGTCCGGCGGATCTCCGAGAAGTACCCGAGCACCGACTGGACGTTCCAGTACTCCCCCGAGTCCTACACCGGCACCGAGCTGGAGTACGCCGTCGAGATCTGCGACGCGGTCAGCGCGGTCTGGGAGCCGACGCCCGAGCACCCGATGATCGTCAACCTGCCCGCGACGGTGGAGATGGCGACCCCGAACGTCTACGCCGACTCGATCGAGTGGATGCACCGGCGGCTGGCCCGTCGCGACGCGCTGGTGCTCTCGCTGCACCCGCACAACGACCGCGGCTCCGGCATCGCCGCCGCCGAGCTGGGCTACCAGGCCGGCGCCGACCGGATCGAGGGCTGCCTGTTCGGCAACGGCGAGCGCACCGGCAACGTCGACCTGGTCGCGCTGGGGATGAACCTGTTCACCCAGGGCGTCGACCCGCAGATCGACCTCTCCGACATCGACGAGATCCGGCGCACCGTCGAGTACTGCAACCAGCTGCCGGTGCCCGAGCGCCACCCGTGGGGCGGCGACCTGGTCTACACCGCGTTCTCCGGCTCGCACCAGGACGCGATCAACAAGGGCTTCGCCGCCATGCAGGCCGCCGCCGCCGAGGCGGGCCACCCGGTCGAGGACCACCCCTGGGAGGTCCCCTACCTGCCGGTCGATCCGCGCGACATCGGCCGCACGTACGAGGCCGTGATCCGGGTGAACTCGCAGTCCGGCAAGGGCGGGATCGCCTACATCATGAAGACCGAGCACCAGATGGACCTGCCGCGCCGGCTGCAGATCGAGTTCAGCCACGTCATCCAGACCTACACCGACACCGAGGGCGGTGAGGTCGAGCCGAAGGCCATGCGCGACGCGTTCGACGTCGAGTACCTGGGCCGGGAGACCCCGCTCAAGCTGGTCCGGCACCGGGTCACCAGCGACGGGGAGGGCCGGGACGAGATCGTCGCGACCGTCCGGGTCGAGTCGGACCTGCACGAGATCACCGGCTCGGGCAACGGCCCGATCGCCGCGTTCGTCGACGCGCTGGCCGGCATCGGGTTCGACGTGCGGGTGCTCGACTACCACGAGCACGCGATGGGCGGCGGGGACGACGCCCGCGCCGCCGCCTACGTCGAGTGCGCCGTCGAGGAGAAGGTCTTCTGGGGCGTGGGGATCGACAGCTCGATCACCAGCGCGAGCCTGAAGGCCGTGGTGAGCGCGATCAACCGCGCCCTGCGCTGA
- a CDS encoding ABC transporter substrate-binding protein has protein sequence MRARRWGTAVTAGLLALTMAACATSERGDADGAAGGTFVFGAAGAPKNFDPIFNDDGESFRPARQMFDTLITYKQGSTELEPGLATAWESSPDGKTWTFTLREGVTFHDGTAFDAAAVCANFDRWFRMKGAAAQSQMIYYGDVFGGFEQNEGDAAGDPIYRSCAAENPTTAVLSLNAFKGAFPAAFGLTSLSISSPAALEQYDADTVTQSGDSFTYPAYATEHPTGTGPFRFEGFDKANGTITLVRNDDYWGEKATLDRLIFKIIPDENARKQELAAGTIDGYDFPSPADYGTLKEQGNQVLIRDPFSILYLGINTKNNPALADVRVRRAIAHAIDRESLVRTKMPEGSAVAKEFVPPTVAGYADDVTEYPYDPERAKQLLAEAGAQNLTLNFYYPTEVTRPYMPNPADLFSAMSANLQAVGITVNPVARPWNGGYKDDVQKAGKHDLHMLGWTGDYNDAGNFVGTFFGREKAEFGPQDPAMFDVLAKADAIPDPAGHAAAYEQANRDIMAKFLPAVPILTTGPAIVVKDDVQGLVPSPLTDERFLTVTKN, from the coding sequence ATGCGAGCCAGACGGTGGGGTACCGCGGTCACCGCGGGTCTGCTGGCGCTGACGATGGCGGCCTGTGCGACGTCGGAACGCGGGGATGCCGACGGTGCGGCGGGCGGGACGTTCGTCTTCGGCGCCGCCGGTGCGCCGAAGAACTTCGATCCGATCTTCAACGACGACGGCGAGAGCTTCCGGCCCGCCCGCCAGATGTTCGACACCCTGATCACCTACAAGCAGGGGAGCACCGAGCTGGAGCCCGGGCTCGCGACCGCGTGGGAGTCCTCACCGGACGGCAAGACCTGGACGTTCACCCTGCGCGAGGGCGTGACGTTCCACGACGGCACCGCCTTCGACGCGGCCGCCGTCTGCGCCAACTTCGACCGCTGGTTCCGGATGAAGGGCGCCGCCGCCCAGAGCCAGATGATCTATTACGGCGACGTCTTCGGCGGCTTCGAGCAGAACGAGGGCGACGCGGCGGGTGATCCGATCTACCGGTCCTGCGCCGCGGAGAACCCGACCACCGCGGTGCTGTCGCTGAACGCCTTCAAGGGCGCATTCCCGGCGGCGTTCGGCCTGACCTCGCTGTCGATCTCCAGTCCGGCCGCGCTGGAGCAGTACGACGCCGACACGGTCACCCAGAGCGGGGACTCCTTCACCTACCCGGCGTACGCCACCGAGCACCCGACCGGCACCGGGCCGTTCCGGTTCGAGGGCTTCGACAAGGCGAACGGCACGATCACGCTGGTCCGCAACGACGACTACTGGGGCGAGAAGGCGACGCTCGACCGACTGATCTTCAAGATCATTCCGGACGAGAACGCGCGCAAGCAGGAGCTCGCCGCCGGCACCATCGACGGCTACGACTTCCCGTCGCCCGCCGACTACGGGACGTTGAAGGAGCAGGGCAACCAGGTCCTGATCCGGGATCCGTTCTCGATCCTCTACCTCGGCATCAACACCAAGAACAATCCCGCCCTGGCCGACGTGCGGGTGCGCCGGGCGATCGCGCACGCGATCGACCGGGAGTCGCTGGTCCGCACCAAGATGCCGGAGGGTTCCGCGGTCGCGAAGGAGTTCGTGCCGCCGACCGTCGCCGGATACGCCGACGACGTCACCGAGTACCCCTACGACCCGGAACGCGCGAAGCAGCTGCTCGCCGAGGCCGGTGCGCAGAACCTGACCCTGAACTTCTACTACCCGACCGAGGTGACCCGGCCCTACATGCCGAACCCGGCCGACCTGTTCTCCGCGATGTCGGCGAACCTGCAGGCCGTCGGGATCACCGTGAACCCGGTCGCCCGGCCGTGGAACGGCGGCTACAAGGACGACGTCCAGAAGGCGGGCAAGCACGACCTGCACATGCTCGGCTGGACCGGCGACTACAACGACGCCGGCAACTTCGTCGGCACGTTCTTCGGCCGGGAGAAGGCCGAGTTCGGCCCGCAGGACCCGGCGATGTTCGACGTGCTGGCCAAGGCCGACGCGATCCCGGATCCGGCCGGCCACGCCGCCGCCTACGAGCAGGCGAACCGGGACATCATGGCGAAGTTCCTGCCCGCCGTGCCGATCCTGACCACCGGCCCGGCGATCGTCGTGAAGGACGACGTGCAGGGGCTCGTCCCGTCGCCGCTGACCGACGAGCGCTTCCTGACCGTCACCAAGAACTGA
- a CDS encoding ABC transporter ATP-binding protein, with product MNPLLSVQDLSVRFVRRGELEVVAVDGVSFDVRQGEVVGLVGESGCGKSVTSLAIMGLLPGRTPRVSGSVLLDGDPPVDLLTLSDAGLRQRRGRDIGMVFQDPLSSLNPVVPVGVQITEALTRHRGMDRKAARDEALTLLERVGIPDPVRRLRSYPHQMSGGMRQRALIAIALACRPRLLIADEPTTALDVTIQAQILELLRELVAETGTALIMITHDLGVVAGLCDRVNVLYAGRVVERAERHALFAGPRHPYTAGLIRSIPRLDSDPAHELPAITGSVSDNLAWEHACAFAPRCPRALETCTELTPAADVAAESGRLLRCHNPEPIGADA from the coding sequence ATGAACCCGCTGCTGTCGGTGCAGGACCTGTCGGTCCGGTTCGTCCGCCGGGGTGAGCTCGAGGTCGTCGCCGTGGACGGGGTGTCGTTCGACGTCCGGCAGGGCGAGGTCGTCGGGCTGGTCGGCGAGTCCGGCTGCGGCAAGTCGGTGACCTCGCTGGCGATCATGGGGCTGCTGCCGGGACGCACGCCGCGGGTGTCCGGCTCGGTGCTGCTCGACGGCGATCCGCCGGTCGACCTGCTCACCCTGTCCGACGCCGGGCTGCGGCAGCGGCGCGGCCGCGACATCGGAATGGTGTTCCAGGACCCGCTGTCGTCGCTGAACCCGGTGGTGCCGGTCGGCGTGCAGATCACCGAGGCGCTCACCCGGCACCGCGGGATGGACCGGAAGGCGGCCCGCGACGAGGCGCTCACCCTGCTGGAACGGGTCGGCATCCCCGATCCGGTGCGCCGGCTGCGGTCCTATCCGCACCAGATGTCGGGCGGCATGCGGCAGCGCGCGCTGATCGCGATCGCGCTGGCCTGCCGGCCACGGCTGCTGATCGCCGACGAGCCGACGACGGCGCTCGACGTGACGATCCAGGCCCAGATCCTGGAGCTGCTGCGCGAGCTCGTCGCCGAGACCGGGACGGCGCTGATCATGATCACGCACGATCTCGGCGTGGTCGCCGGGCTGTGCGACCGGGTCAACGTGCTCTACGCCGGCCGGGTCGTCGAGCGGGCCGAACGGCACGCTCTGTTCGCCGGTCCGCGGCACCCGTACACCGCCGGGCTGATCCGCTCGATCCCGCGGCTGGACTCCGATCCGGCGCACGAGCTGCCGGCGATCACCGGCTCGGTGTCCGACAACCTGGCGTGGGAGCACGCCTGCGCCTTCGCCCCGCGCTGCCCGCGTGCGCTGGAGACCTGCACGGAGCTCACCCCGGCGGCCGACGTCGCGGCGGAGTCCGGCCGGTTGTTGCGCTGCCACAACCCGGAGCCGATCGGAGCCGACGCATGA
- a CDS encoding ABC transporter permease translates to MSSTTWARRRRDRIDDTAGRSLGADALRRLRRSPTAIVGAVIIALFVLVSLLAPVLAPHDPAQAFPQLLEDLRPGAIPGPQDGFPLGSDQNGRDEFSRMLLASRQTLLVGVLATLFGLAVGALIGGIAGALGGWADTVLMRVTDVLLSIPSLLLAISVAALAARPSQTTVIIAVALVNVPIFARLLRGSMLAQRESDHVLAATALGVRRRAVVLRHMLPNAIGPVIVQATLTLATSILDAAALSFLGLGDADPARAEWGLMLASAQPYLDIRPALAIYPAVAIIIVALGFTLLGESLREALDPKGRR, encoded by the coding sequence ATGAGCAGCACGACGTGGGCCCGGCGGCGCCGGGATCGGATCGACGACACGGCCGGGCGCAGCCTCGGCGCGGATGCGCTGCGCCGGCTGCGGCGCAGCCCCACCGCGATCGTCGGCGCGGTGATCATCGCGCTGTTCGTACTGGTCTCGCTGCTCGCACCGGTGCTCGCGCCGCACGACCCGGCACAGGCGTTCCCGCAGCTGCTCGAGGACCTGCGGCCCGGGGCGATCCCCGGCCCGCAGGACGGGTTCCCGCTCGGCAGCGATCAGAACGGGCGCGACGAGTTCTCCCGGATGCTGCTGGCGTCCCGGCAGACGCTGCTCGTCGGGGTGCTCGCGACGTTGTTCGGGCTCGCCGTGGGGGCGCTGATCGGCGGGATCGCGGGCGCGCTCGGTGGCTGGGCCGACACGGTGCTCATGCGGGTGACCGACGTGCTGCTGTCGATCCCGTCGCTGCTGCTCGCGATCTCGGTGGCGGCGCTGGCCGCGCGGCCCAGCCAGACGACGGTGATCATCGCGGTGGCGCTGGTGAACGTACCGATCTTCGCCCGGCTGCTGCGCGGATCGATGCTCGCCCAGCGGGAGTCCGATCACGTGCTGGCGGCCACCGCGCTCGGGGTGCGCCGGCGCGCCGTCGTGCTGCGGCACATGCTGCCCAACGCGATCGGCCCGGTGATCGTGCAGGCCACGCTCACCCTGGCGACCTCGATCCTGGACGCCGCGGCGCTGTCCTTCCTGGGCCTCGGCGACGCCGACCCGGCCCGCGCGGAGTGGGGCCTCATGCTCGCCTCCGCGCAGCCGTACCTGGACATCCGGCCCGCGCTGGCGATCTACCCGGCGGTCGCGATCATCATCGTCGCGCTCGGGTTCACGCTGCTCGGCGAGTCGCTGCGCGAGGCACTCGACCCGAAGGGGCGCCGATGA
- a CDS encoding ABC transporter ATP-binding protein has protein sequence MSALLEVDDLEVHFPITQGVLVARTVGHVRAVDGVSLRIPRGETYGLVGESGCGKSTLGRAVLKLTAPTAGSVRFDGTDVASLSGEPLRRMRRRFQMVFQDPLSSLDPRQSVGSMLREGMAAHGLPISRERLRGLMSAVGLPEAALSRYPHEFSGGQRQRIGIARALCVEPDLIVADEPVSALDVSVQAQVLNLLRSLQRELGLTYLVIAHDLAVVRHVSDRVGVMYLGSIVEEGPARDLYDRPLHPYTRALLSAVPQPDPTAEDGRERILLTGDLPSPAAPPPGCRFHTRCPWRQADRCDTERPVLREIGDGHRVACHHAEAIRDGRIVPHDVTPQEAEPATGPDAGPEVPGPTLSITDAIGR, from the coding sequence ATGAGCGCGCTGCTGGAGGTCGACGACCTCGAGGTGCACTTCCCGATCACCCAGGGCGTGCTGGTGGCGCGCACCGTCGGGCACGTCCGGGCGGTCGACGGGGTGTCCCTGCGGATCCCGCGCGGCGAGACCTACGGGCTGGTGGGGGAGTCCGGCTGCGGCAAGTCCACGCTGGGCCGCGCGGTGCTGAAGCTGACCGCACCGACGGCCGGCTCGGTCCGGTTCGACGGCACCGACGTCGCGTCGCTGTCCGGGGAGCCGCTGCGCCGGATGCGACGCAGGTTCCAGATGGTGTTCCAGGACCCGCTGTCCAGCCTGGACCCGCGGCAGTCGGTCGGGTCGATGCTGCGGGAGGGCATGGCGGCGCACGGGCTGCCGATCTCGCGGGAGCGGCTGCGCGGCCTGATGAGCGCGGTCGGGCTGCCGGAGGCCGCGCTGAGCCGCTACCCGCACGAGTTCTCCGGCGGGCAGCGGCAGCGGATCGGGATCGCCAGGGCACTCTGCGTCGAGCCGGACCTGATCGTCGCCGACGAGCCGGTGTCAGCGCTGGACGTGTCGGTGCAGGCCCAGGTGCTGAACCTGCTGCGGTCGCTGCAACGCGAGCTCGGCCTGACCTACCTGGTGATCGCGCACGACCTGGCCGTGGTGCGGCACGTCTCTGACCGGGTCGGCGTGATGTACCTGGGCTCGATCGTCGAGGAGGGCCCGGCACGCGACCTCTACGACCGCCCGCTGCACCCCTACACCCGGGCGTTGCTCTCCGCGGTGCCGCAGCCGGACCCGACAGCGGAGGACGGCCGGGAGCGGATCCTGCTCACCGGTGACCTGCCGTCGCCGGCGGCGCCACCGCCGGGCTGCCGGTTCCACACCCGCTGCCCGTGGCGACAGGCCGACCGGTGCGACACCGAACGACCGGTGCTGCGCGAGATCGGGGACGGGCACCGGGTGGCCTGCCACCACGCCGAGGCGATCCGGGACGGCCGGATCGTGCCGCACGACGTGACCCCGCAGGAGGCCGAGCCGGCGACCGGCCCGGACGCCGGCCCGGAGGTCCCCGGCCCGACCCTCTCGATCACCGACGCGATCGGCCGCTGA
- a CDS encoding aspartate kinase yields MALVVQKYGGSSVESAERIKKVAERIVRTRKEGHDVVVVVSAMGDTTDELTDLAEQISPKPPAREMDMLLTAGERISNALVAMAIHSLGAEARSFTGSQAGMLTTSRHGDARITDVNPYRLREALDEGYIVLVAGFQGMSADSKDITTLGRGGSDTTAVALAAALNADVCEIYSDVDGVYSADPRIVPRASLLETVTYEEMLELAASGAKVLHLRAVEYARRYGVPLRVRSSYNDKPGTLVSGSIEEIPLENPIITGVAHDRSEGKITVTGVPDTPGMAAKIFRTVADAEINIDMVLQNISNVADKKTDITFSLPRTDGDTAVAALERAKSEIGFAELIYDNDIGKVSLVGAGMRNHPGVTATFCEALSNAGINIETMNTSEIRISVICRSDQLDDAVQALHEAFGLGAEDDAVVAAGTGR; encoded by the coding sequence GTGGCCCTCGTCGTGCAGAAGTACGGCGGATCGTCGGTCGAGAGCGCGGAGCGCATCAAGAAGGTCGCCGAGCGGATCGTCCGTACCCGCAAGGAGGGACACGACGTCGTCGTCGTCGTGTCCGCCATGGGGGACACCACCGACGAACTGACCGACCTCGCCGAGCAGATCTCCCCGAAGCCCCCCGCCCGTGAGATGGACATGCTCCTCACCGCGGGCGAGCGGATCTCGAACGCGCTGGTGGCGATGGCCATCCACTCACTCGGGGCCGAGGCACGGTCGTTCACCGGCTCCCAGGCGGGGATGCTGACCACCTCGCGGCACGGTGACGCGCGGATCACCGACGTGAACCCGTACCGGCTCCGGGAGGCCCTCGACGAGGGCTACATCGTGCTCGTCGCCGGTTTCCAGGGGATGAGCGCCGACTCCAAGGACATCACCACGCTGGGCCGCGGCGGGTCGGACACGACCGCCGTCGCGCTGGCCGCGGCGCTGAACGCCGACGTCTGTGAGATCTACTCCGACGTCGACGGCGTCTACTCGGCCGATCCGCGGATCGTCCCCCGGGCCAGCCTGCTCGAGACCGTCACCTACGAGGAGATGCTCGAGCTCGCCGCCTCCGGCGCGAAGGTGCTGCACCTGCGCGCCGTCGAGTACGCCCGCCGCTACGGCGTGCCGTTGCGGGTGCGCAGTTCCTACAACGACAAGCCGGGCACGCTGGTCTCCGGCTCGATCGAGGAGATCCCGTTGGAGAATCCGATCATCACCGGCGTCGCGCACGACCGGTCCGAAGGCAAGATCACCGTCACCGGTGTGCCGGACACCCCCGGCATGGCGGCGAAGATCTTCCGCACGGTCGCCGACGCGGAGATCAACATCGACATGGTCCTCCAGAACATCTCCAACGTGGCGGACAAGAAGACCGACATCACGTTCTCGCTGCCCCGCACCGACGGTGACACCGCCGTCGCGGCGCTGGAGCGCGCGAAGAGCGAGATCGGCTTCGCCGAGCTGATCTACGACAACGACATCGGCAAGGTGTCGCTGGTCGGTGCAGGCATGCGCAATCACCCGGGCGTCACCGCGACGTTCTGCGAGGCGCTGTCGAACGCCGGGATCAACATCGAGACGATGAACACCTCGGAGATCCGGATCTCGGTGATCTGCCGGTCGGACCAGCTGGACGACGCGGTGCAGGCGCTGCACGAGGCCTTCGGGCTGGGTGCCGAGGACGACGCGGTGGTCGCCGCGGGAACGGGCCGGTGA
- a CDS encoding ABC transporter permease — MLRFVVRRLLQVIPTLLILSLLLFAWLRSLPGGPAGALLGDKATPESIEALNRTLGLDQPIPIQYLRYLGRAVTGDFGASLVSGDPVLDELGRSLPATVELATSALLLAVLAGIPLGYLAARYRGRPWDNVTIVGTLVGVAVPVFFLGYVLKQIFAVELGWFPPSGLQATGIDATTVTGFPTLDGLLTRELDASWDAITHLVLPAVTLATIPLAVIVRITRASVLDVLESDFVRTANAKGLAPGTVRGRHVLRNALLPVSTTIGLQTGLLLAGAVLTEKVFNRPGIGTLVAEGIERRDYPRLQAVVLLGALIYVLVNLLVDLSYAVIDPRVRLR, encoded by the coding sequence ATGCTGCGTTTCGTCGTGCGCCGCCTGCTCCAGGTGATCCCGACGTTGCTGATCCTGTCCCTGCTGCTGTTCGCCTGGCTGCGCTCGCTGCCCGGCGGCCCGGCAGGGGCGCTGCTCGGCGACAAGGCCACCCCGGAGTCGATCGAGGCGCTCAACCGCACGCTCGGCCTGGATCAGCCGATCCCGATCCAGTACCTGCGCTACCTCGGCCGGGCCGTCACCGGTGACTTCGGCGCGTCGCTGGTCAGCGGCGATCCGGTGCTCGACGAGCTCGGCCGCTCGCTGCCCGCGACCGTCGAGCTGGCGACCTCGGCCCTGCTGCTGGCGGTGCTCGCCGGCATCCCGCTCGGCTACCTGGCGGCCCGGTACCGGGGCCGCCCGTGGGACAACGTGACGATCGTCGGGACCCTGGTCGGGGTCGCCGTCCCGGTGTTCTTCCTCGGCTACGTGCTCAAGCAGATCTTCGCCGTCGAGCTCGGGTGGTTCCCGCCGTCCGGGCTGCAGGCCACCGGGATCGACGCCACCACCGTCACCGGTTTCCCGACGCTGGACGGCCTGCTCACCCGCGAGCTCGACGCCAGCTGGGACGCGATCACCCACCTGGTGCTGCCCGCGGTCACCCTCGCGACGATCCCGCTCGCGGTGATCGTGCGGATCACCCGGGCCTCGGTGCTCGACGTGCTGGAGTCCGACTTCGTCCGCACCGCCAACGCCAAGGGGCTCGCCCCGGGAACCGTCCGCGGCCGGCACGTGCTGCGCAACGCGCTCCTCCCGGTGTCGACGACGATCGGACTGCAGACCGGCCTGCTGCTCGCCGGCGCGGTGCTCACCGAGAAGGTGTTCAACCGGCCCGGCATCGGGACGCTGGTCGCCGAGGGCATCGAGCGCCGCGACTATCCACGGCTGCAGGCCGTGGTGCTGCTCGGCGCGCTGATCTACGTGCTGGTGAACCTGCTCGTCGATCTCTCCTACGCCGTCATCGACCCGCGGGTGAGGCTGCGATGA
- a CDS encoding CGNR zinc finger domain-containing protein: protein MHINPYGRDPVLLAADLVNAPPSTAAELADRCVAAGVARDWTPVPADLDTVRSFLARWVEVVDAQRAGERARLLNALLAEGTGPPRLTDHDGHWHLHHRDDGLGLAAVLHVLIAIGTATHLATRGMDRLARCAAHGCERVFADVSRNGRQRYCSARCGNTDAVRRHRLRQAGRAA from the coding sequence GTGCACATCAACCCTTACGGCCGTGATCCGGTGCTGCTCGCCGCGGACCTGGTGAACGCCCCGCCGTCGACGGCCGCCGAGCTGGCCGACCGGTGCGTCGCCGCGGGCGTCGCCCGCGACTGGACGCCGGTACCGGCCGATCTCGACACCGTCCGGTCGTTCCTGGCGCGCTGGGTCGAGGTGGTCGACGCGCAGCGGGCCGGGGAGCGGGCGAGGCTGCTGAACGCACTGCTCGCCGAGGGGACGGGCCCGCCCCGGCTGACCGACCACGACGGGCACTGGCACCTGCACCACCGCGATGACGGCCTGGGCCTGGCCGCGGTACTGCACGTCCTGATCGCGATCGGCACCGCGACGCACCTCGCGACCCGGGGGATGGACCGGCTGGCCCGGTGCGCCGCACACGGCTGCGAGCGGGTCTTCGCCGATGTCTCGCGCAACGGCAGGCAGCGCTACTGCAGCGCCCGTTGCGGCAACACCGACGCGGTCCGGCGGCACCGGCTCCGGCAGGCCGGGCGGGCCGCCTGA
- a CDS encoding aspartate-semialdehyde dehydrogenase: protein MAMDKPVLALVGATGAVGTTMINIMDSRESVPWGEIRLIASARSAGKVLKVRGEDVTVLELKPEVFDGVDIAMFDVPDEVSAEWAPVAAARGAVAVDNSGAFRMDPDVPLVVPEVNADKVTDRPKGIIANPNCTTLSMMAAMGALHREFGLEALVVSSYQAASGAGQPGVDQLYAEIEALAGKQVGSVSGDVAGVLKEAGVPVGADSPFPAPLALNVVPWAGSLKDDGWSSEELKVRNESRKILGIPELKVSATCVRVPVVTTHALAIHATFSGEVSVEAARKVLSAQPTIVVKDDPAAGEWPTPADAVGGDPTVVGRIRQSLDFPNTLELFVCGDNLRKGAALNTYEVAETVAAAG from the coding sequence ATGGCCATGGACAAGCCCGTACTGGCGCTGGTCGGCGCCACCGGCGCCGTCGGCACCACGATGATCAACATCATGGACTCCCGCGAGTCCGTTCCGTGGGGCGAGATCCGGCTGATCGCCTCGGCGCGCTCGGCGGGCAAGGTGCTGAAGGTCCGCGGTGAGGACGTCACCGTCCTCGAGCTCAAGCCCGAGGTGTTCGACGGTGTCGACATCGCGATGTTCGACGTCCCGGACGAGGTCAGTGCCGAGTGGGCGCCGGTCGCGGCGGCCCGCGGCGCGGTCGCGGTCGACAACTCCGGTGCGTTCCGGATGGACCCGGACGTCCCGCTGGTCGTGCCCGAGGTCAACGCCGACAAGGTGACCGACCGCCCGAAGGGCATCATCGCCAACCCGAACTGCACGACGCTGTCGATGATGGCGGCGATGGGTGCGCTGCACCGCGAGTTCGGCCTGGAGGCGCTCGTCGTCTCCTCGTACCAGGCCGCGTCCGGCGCGGGCCAGCCCGGCGTGGACCAGCTCTACGCCGAGATCGAGGCACTGGCCGGAAAGCAGGTCGGGAGCGTCTCCGGTGACGTCGCCGGGGTGCTGAAGGAGGCCGGTGTCCCGGTCGGTGCGGACTCCCCGTTCCCGGCTCCGCTGGCGCTGAACGTCGTGCCGTGGGCCGGCTCGCTGAAGGACGACGGCTGGTCGTCCGAGGAGCTGAAGGTCCGCAACGAGTCCCGCAAGATCCTCGGCATCCCGGAGCTGAAGGTCTCCGCGACCTGCGTCCGCGTCCCGGTCGTCACCACGCACGCGCTGGCGATCCACGCGACCTTCTCCGGCGAGGTCTCGGTCGAGGCGGCCCGCAAGGTGCTGTCCGCGCAGCCGACGATCGTCGTGAAGGACGATCCCGCCGCCGGCGAGTGGCCGACCCCGGCCGACGCCGTGGGCGGGGACCCGACCGTGGTCGGGCGGATCCGGCAGTCGCTGGACTTCCCGAACACCCTGGAGCTGTTCGTCTGCGGTGACAACCTGCGCAAGGGCGCCGCGCTGAACACCTACGAGGTCGCGGAGACGGTCGCCGCCGCGGGCTGA